In Dryocola sp. LX212, the genomic stretch GTTGCTCAGCTTGAAGATCCAACCCCTGAGCAAATCGCCCAGATCAAAGCCGACTGGCAGATTCGCCACGACGCGGTTCTGGCATCCGGTGGCCTGCACATCATTGGTACCGAGCGTCACGAATCCCGCCGTATCGATAACCAGCTTCGCGGCCGTGCTGGTCGTCAGGGGGATGCGGGTTCTTCTCGTTTCTATCTGTCGATGGAGGACGCCCTGATGCGTATTTTCGCCTCAGATCGCGTTTCCAGCATGATGCGTAAATTGGGTATGAAGCCCGGCGAAGCGATTGAACACCCATGGGTCACCAAAGCGATTGCTAACGCCCAGCGTAAGGTTGAAAGCCGTAACTTCGATATTCGTAAGCAGCTGCTGGAATACGATGACGTGGCAAACGACCAGCGTCGCGCAATTTATTCCCAGCGTAACGAACTGCTGGACGTGAGCGACGTCAGCGAAACCATCAGCAGCATCCGTGAAGATGTGTTCAAAACCACGATTGATGCACACATCCCGCCGCAGTCGCTGGAAGAAATGTGGGACGTACAGGGTCTGGAAGAGCGTCTGAAAAATGACTTCGACCTCGATATGCCAATCAAAGAGTGGCTGGACAAAGAGCCAGAGCTGCATGAAGAGACGCTACGTGAGCGCATTCTGCATAATGCGATAGAAGTTTATCAGCGCAAAGAGGAAGTAGTCGGCGTCGAGATGATGCGTCACTTTGAGAAAGGTGTCATGCTGCAGACTCTGGATTCCCTGTGGAAAGAGCACCTGGCGGCAATGGACTATCTGCGTCAGGGCATCCACCTGCGCGGTTATGCGCAGAAGGATCCGAAGCAGGAATACAAGCGCGAGTCCTTCTCGATGTTTGCTGCAATGCTTGAATCGCTGAAGTACGAAGTGATCAGTACGCTGTGTAAAGTCCAGGTTCGCATGCCGGAAGAAGTGGAAGCGATGGAGCAGCAGCGCCGCGAAGAAGCTGAGCGCCTGGCTCAGATGCAGCAGCTAAGCCACGTTGACTCAGATACACAGGCAGCACAGGAACTGGCAGCGGAAACCGGTGAGCGTAAAGTGGGCCGTAACGATCCGTGCCCATGCGGTTCCGGTAAGAAATTTAAACAGTGTCATGGCCGTTTGAGCTAAGCACGCAGTGTTTGATCGAGGCGCAGCTTGCTGCGCCTTTTTTACAGGGATCATCTGAACAAAAATGAAACAGTTGAAAATTGCCGCCGGGATTATTCGCAATCCTCAGGGTGAAGTTTTTATCACGCGACGTCCCGCCGATGTGCATATGGCGAATAAACTGGAATTCCCGGGTGGAAAAATTGAAGCCGATGAAACGCCCGAGCAGGCGCTGGTCAGGGAGCTGGAAGAGGAAATTGGCATCACAGCCACGAGCTTCTCGCACTATGAAACCATTATCTGGGAAAAGGAAGAGCTGAATATCACCCTGTGGTTCTTTATGGTAGACAAATGGCAGGGTGAGCCCTGGGGCAGAGAAGGCCAGCATGGGCAATGGATTGCGGTGAATAAACTGGTCGCCAGCGAATTCCCTCCCGCCAACGAACCCGTCGTTAAAAAACTTCAGCAGCCTTAAGGCTGCTGTTCTTCACTCCAGCCGTCGCTATCGGAAAGGTCGCTGCTGCTGGGGATGCGTTTTTCTTCTGCAGCCCATTCGCCTAAATCAATCAGCTGGCAGCGCTTGCTGCAGAATGGACGGTAAGGGCTGGTTTCGTTCCAGATCACGGCTCGGCCGCAGCCCGGGCAATTTACAACGGTTTGTTCAGACATTACGCCTCCTTAACAGCACGCCAGATCAAAATCCAGACGCTCGGGAATAATTCCATGCTCGCTATCCAGCGGCAGAAAACGGATCGCAAAACGGCTCTTATGGCCTGAGATCTGCGGGTAAACCTGATCCACCAGTTCCATGCGCAATCGCAGCAGATCGGCGTCATCACCGTTGTCCTGGTAGAAGCCACTAAGGCTGGTCTGTTTACGCAGCGGTGCGGAATTACGAATGATATCAAGCAGTAAGTCCAGCGAGCTCTTAATCGGTTGCAGGCTGTTACGCCAGAGCTCTATTTGCTCGTCGCGCTTAGCCTGTGGCAGATGCAGCCAGAGATGCAGCGTAGGTAGGTCGAAGCTACAGCAGCCGCCGGGGATGCTGAGACGCTGACGGACAAGGGCGATAAGGCGGTCTTCACGCAAGTACTGCCCGATGCGCGGCGCTGACATTAACATGCTGCCGCGTTCTTTCAGCTGGCTGCGCATGGAATCTATAAGCTGCATATCGACGCCCGGTACCTCTGCCCAGTTCAGCAGCTTGCGCTGCTGGCGCTCAAGCTCTTTCAGAATGTCGGTACGGATCTCACCTCGCTCGAACACGTCAAGCAGTTCGCCGATACTGCGGAAAAAATGCAGGGCGCTGGCAGAGTCGGTGATGGGCAAAGCAGTTTCGAACTGCTGGATCAGAAATTCAATGCGCAGCCAGGTGCGCATTTTTTCATTCAGGGGGTGCTCATAAAGGATCTGAGTGGGCATTATTTTTGTCCAGTTGTGCGGCCTGACTCGCCAGCTTCAGGTAATGGCGGTGCAAACGGTCAACGTGTACGGCAACCTCATGGGGAGAGCCGTCGTTATTAATCACATCATCGGCAACGGCCAGGCGCTGTTCACGGGTTGCCTGTGCGGCAATGATCTGCTCGGCATGCTGGCGGCTAACCTTATCGCGGCCTGTGGTTCGCGCGATTTGTATTTCTGGCGATACATCTACCACCAGCACACGGTCCGCTTTATGCTGGAGGTGATTTTCGACCAATAGCGGCACCACCCATAGCGCATAGGGCGAACGGGCGTTACGAAGTTCTGTTTGAGTACGCTGGTGGATAAGCGGATGTAAAAGGGCATTAATCCACTGCTTTTCCTGCGCGTCAGCAAAGATTTTCTCGCGCAGCAGTCGGCGATTAAGTGAGCCGTCCGGCAGTAATATATCGTGACCAAAATGTGCTGAAATTTCACTCAGCGCAGGCTGCCCAGGTTCAACAACCTGACGGGCGATGACGTCAGCGTCTATTACGGCGATACCCAGGTGTGAAAAACTATTGGCGACGGTCGTTTTTCCGCTGCCTATTCCACCTGTTAATGCCACCGTATAAACCATATGTGCAGGACCTTAAATCTATTTTTAATCAATAAGATATGAAATTTTATGACCGGATAGAGTAAAGCAAAAAAAATGCATGAATGAAAATTCAGACTCCCCAGGCATCCTTTTGCTCTTTCACGGGTAAATTTTAACGATTGTAGCGTAAAAAAGACTGTTTTCGCAGTCTTGCGAAGCCATTATTAGTGCGTATGATAGCGTCACTGGAGTTGGCAGTTGTACCGCCGATAACGTTCCCGCGTCCATCGCCATTACCAGGAATCCGCAACATGCGTATTGAAGAAGATTTGAAGTTAGGTTTTAAAGACGTTCTGATTCGCCCGAAACGTTCCACGTTGAAAAGCCGCTCCGATGTAGAACTTGAGCGCCAGTTTACTTTCAAACATTCCGGTATTGCATGGTCTGGTGTGCCGATTATTGCGGCAAACATGGATACTGTGGGTACTTTCGGCATGGCGCAAGCGCTGGCCTCCTTCGATATCCTTACTGCTGTACACAAGCACTACTCCGTCGAGCAGTGGAGCAGCTTCGTTAAATCCGTCCCTGAAAATATTCTGCGCCACGTGATGGTGTCTACCGGGACGTCTGAAGCCGATTTCAATAAAACTAAACAGATTCTGGCGCTGCATCCTGGCCTTACCTTTATCTGTATCGATGTGGCTAACGGCTACTCTGAGCATTTTACCCAGTTCGTCAGCAAAGCGCGTGAAGCATGGCCAGACAAAACCATCTGCGCGGGTAACGTTGTGACAGGCGAGATGTGTGAAGAGCTGATTCTCTCCGGCGCAGATATCGTTAAAGTTGGCATCGGTCCAGGTTCCGTCTGTACGACGCGCGTGAAAACCGGCGTCGGTTATCCTCAGCTTTCTGCAGTCATTGAGTGTGCGGATGCGGCGCACGGCCTCGGCGGCCAAATCGTCAGTGACGGTGGTTGTACCGTCCCGGGCGACGTGGCAAAAGCCTTCGGTGGCGGCGCAGATTTCGTGATGCTCGGCGGTATGCTGGCTGGCCACGAAGAAAGCGGCGGTACCGTGGTTGAGGAGAACGGTGAGAAATTTATGCTGTTCTATGGCATGAGCTCTGAGTCCGCTATGACCCGTCACGTTGGTGGCGTTGCGCAGTACCGTGCGGCTGAAGGTAAAACTGTTAAGCTGCCGCTGCGTGGCCCAGTTGAAAACACGGCACGTGACATTATGGGCGGCCTGCGTTCAGCCTGTACCTATGTTGGCGCATCTCGTCTGAAAGAGCTGACTAAACGCACCACCTTTATCCGCGTTGCGGAACAAGAAAACCGCGTATTTAACAGTCTGTAAGTTAAGTATGGCGCAGCGCCCGCTGCGCCATTATCCTCCGTTCATTGCATCCCCCAGTTGAAATATCGGCAAATACATAGCGATGACAAGCGTGCCGATAATTAACCCAATGACTATCATCATGACGGGCTCAAGGGCCGCAGCCAGATTGTCGGCAAGCTCCTGCGTCTGACCATGGTGCCAGATAGCCAGCTTCTCCAGCATTAAATCCAGCGCGCCTGACTCTTCTCCGATGCGTATCATTTGTGCGCACAGGGGGGAAAAGCATCCGGCTGAACTTACTAATTGCCAGAAGGGCATGCCCTGCGCGACGTGGCGACCAAGCTGATTCATTACGTTTTTCCAGAAAATCGCAGGAATGGTCTGTTCCACAGCCGCCAGTCCCTGGAGGAGTGGAATACCTGCCTGCTGAGAAAGGGTAAGCGTCGTATAGATTTGGCTGAGCATTTGGCCCCGCCACAAAGGCGCAACCAGAGGGAGCCTGAGCAATAGCTTTTGCTCTTGCTCCTGCCAGTGAGGTTTTTGCTGGCGCAGGATCCCCCAGGATGTTACCAGAAGTATCAGTCCCGCAAGCCACCATGCACCCTGTGATATCACCCATTCTGACATCGCCATTACCCCGAGCGTGATGGCGGGCAGAGGTGCGTTAAACGAACGATATATTGTTGCAAACTCGGGAAGTACAAATCCCATCATGCCCGCCGTCACCGCTATTGCCACAGCCATAATAAAGAGCGGATAGCGCAATGCTTTCATCACTTTTTTATGCAGCTGATAAAGCTGCTCCTGTTGCTCTGCCAGGCGACGGGTGCATTCATCGAGCCTGCCCGTTAGCTCACCGATATGGACCAGGGCGATAAACAGTGGAGGAAATATCCCAGGCCACTGGCGAAGTGAATCAGAGAATGACATTCCCTGAGAGACCTGCTGCCCAATTCGCTGCAGCAACACTCGCCACTCGCTGTAAGGATGCTGGTTTGCCATTAGCGCCAGCCCATCGGCAAGCGAGATACCCGCCTGGAGAAGCGTAGCAAGCTGCCGAAAGAGCTGGATTTTCTGCTGGATATGCCAGCAACCGCGTCGCGCGTGGTCACTTTTATGTAAGCTAACTACCTGCAACTGTTGTTCCAGCAGTTGCATTACCAGCCCGGCCCGATCCTCTGCAAGCGTTGCGCCCTTCTGAAGCTGTCCGTGTTGATCGACGGCTTTCCAGTGCCAGATAACCACTTTAGCCATGGGATACCCCCAGCACGCGGTAGACCTCTTCCAGGGTTGTCTGCTCCTGCGACACGGCCAGGCAGCCGCTTTCAAAAAGGCTGACCATGCCCTGCTGGCGGGCGATATTTTCAAGTTCGCTCAGTGGCGCTCCACTGGCAATAGCGATACGCAGCGCGTTATCTATCTGCAGGATTTCGAACAGGGCGGTACGGCCATAAAATCCGCCATAACAACGCTCGCAGCCTACGGCTTGCAATTCTGGAAGAGGATTGGGCCAGCTGCCCGGCGGTAGGATGTTTTTATGTGTCCCACTTCTTTTACAGTAGGGACAAAGTTTGCGCACCAGACGCTGGGCAATCACCAGATTAAGTGCGGAGGCCAGCAGCCAGCGGGCGATACCCATCTGTTCAAGGCGAATCACCGTTTCGATTGTCGAGTTTGTATGCAGCGTTGAGAGAACAAGGTGTCCCGTCTGGGCTGCCTTGATCGCTATTTCTGCCGTGTCGCCATCGCGTATCTCCCCAATCATAATGACATCGGGATCCTGACGCAGTAGGGCGCGAAGCACGTTCTGAAAATTCAGCCCGGCTTTAATATTGACCTGAGTCTGGTTGAGTCCTGGCAGTGGAATCTCTACTGGATCCTCAACGCTGCAAACGTTGGTACCTGTTTGGTTTAACGCATTGAGAGCGCTGTAGAGGGTAATTGTTTTGCCGCTGCCCGTTGGGCCGGTCACCAGGATCATGCCCTGCGGCCAGGCCAGCGCCGACTGGAACAGTTTTGTGTCGCGAGACGACATGCCCAGCGCACAAATATCCAGCGGCTGTTCGGTTTGCTGGAGAAGTCGCAGGACGACCTTTTCCCCATAGCGAACCGGAAGGGTTGAGATACGGAAGGAGGCTTTACTGCCTCCGATGTCCATGTCCATTTGCCCGTCCTGCGGCAGGCGGCGTTCAGCAATATCAAGATTACCGAGCACCTTAAGCCTGGCCGTAAAGGCAGCAGAGAGGTGGATGGGCAGAGCAGGCTGTAACTGCAACACGCCATCGATACGCAGACGGATCCGGTAATGCTGCTCCGTGGGTTCAAAATGAATGTCAGAGGCGCGCAGCGAGATGGCCTTTTGCAACGTCTCGTTCAGTAAGGTTACAACCGACAGGCCACCTTCCGGCGATGCCTCGGGTTGTACCCTTGCGGCAAGGTGCATGGCCTTCTCCAGCCGCTCCATAGGCCAGACCTCAAGTTCAATATGCTTGTCGCTGACAAAGCGGAGCGCCTCAAACATCTGTGCCGGAGGATTCGGCGCGGCTGCAATCCTCAGGCGAGTCTCCTCTTCGGCCAGCAGTACAGCGTTGAACTGCGAGCATAAAGCGAGGATCTGCGGGCTGGTCTGCATGGTTATTCCCCTGCTGGCGCTGGCTCGTTGTCAAAACGGAAGACTTCTTCACAGGCTTGTTTTAACGAGCCGTCGTCCGCCACGGAGCAGGCGCGGGTCCAGCTTTTTACGCCTTCGGCATTTGACCAGACGGGCGTCAGCGTGACGGAGAGGCCATTGAGGGTTTCCTGTCCGTTCAAAGCGATCACGCCCTGATTAACCGTCAGGCTGCTGACATAACGCGTTGACCTGACGGCTGGAATGCTGTTGCTGCCTGCATTACACGGCGTGACGCTTCCCCGGTCGATGGCGCAAAGCTCTACCGCCGTTCGATAAGGGAGGAAGGTTTGCAGCATATCGGTGAGCGCCGCTTTGCGAAGGTAGTTCTGGTAGGCAGGTATGCCGATGGCGCTAAGAATGGCAATGATGCCAATGACAACCATCAGTTCGATGAGGGTAAATCCCTGCTGTTTTTGCATATGTCGCTCCTTGTGAAAGAAATGACACTTTGCCAATGGTGATCTCCTCTGGCGAGAAGCAAAAGGGACTTCAGGAAGAGGCCTTCCAGCCTTTTTTCATGAGTTGCAGAAACTGACAGATACTGTGCGAGGCGTTACGCAAAACGAGAGGTTCAGACGGGCCAGATGGCCCATCTGAAGGAAAAGCATTAGCGGAAACGCATGGAAAGGTCGAGGGCACGGACATGCTTGGTGAGCGCACCAACGGAGATAAAATCAACCCCGGTCTGGGCGAACTCACGAATAGTTTCTTTCGTGACGTTGCCGGAGACTTCCAGCCGGGCTTTACCCGCGGTCAGCGCGACGGCCCGGCGCATTTGCTCAACGTCGAAGTTGTCCAGCATGATGATATCGGCCCCGGCTTTTAAGGCCTGCTCCAGCTCGTCAAGCGACTCGACTTCAACTTCAACCGGCACGTCGGGATGCAGCCAGAACGCTTTTTCTACGGCCTGGCGAATCGAACCCGAAGAGATGATGTGGTTCTCTTTAATCAGGAAGGCGTCCGACAGGCCCAGGCGATGGTTGCTGCCGCCACCGCAGAGTACGGCGTATTTCAGGGCGGTGCGCAGGCCCGGTAGGGTTTTGCGGGTATCCAGCAGTTGGGTATTCGTCCCTTCCAGCAGGTCAACGTAAGTGCTGACTTCGCTCGCTACCCCGGACAACGTCTGCACGAAGTTCAGCGCGGTACGTTCGCCGGTAAGCAGCACGCGCGATGGCCCATCCAGCTCGAACAGCGGCTGGTTTGCCGTCACTTTTTGCCCGTCTTTTACATGCCATTTCACCGTTACGTCGCCGCCGAGCTGGATAAAGACTTCTTCAACCCAGCGCTTGCCGCAGAAGATGCCATCTTCGCGGGTGATGACCACCGCATGGGATAAGTGGCCTTCGGGCAGCAGCTGAGCGGTAATGTCTTTATTGGGGTCAACGTCACCGCCCAGGTCTTCGCGCAGGGCGAAGGAAACGGCCTGTGGGATATCAAGGCTTATACGGTCGAGAAGCTCGTCACGTCGGCGGTCTGGGTTATAACGGCGGGGCGGCATAAAAACTCCGAAATGGCAAAGTTAAGGTCGAAACATGCTACTCTGATGCGACGTCGAGTACCACTCAAAGGAGAACCCCGCATGCAGCTTTTAGACGGCTGGCTGGTGGACGTGAAGCATGTCCCTTCCCCCCATTTTGATTGCCGACCAGAGGATGAATCCCCTTCGCTGCTGGTGGTGCATAACATCAGTTTGCCACCGGGTGAATTTGGTGGTCCATGGATTGATGCGCTGTTTACCGGCACGCTGGATCCTGACGCACATCCGTATTTTGCCGATATCTCACATTTGCGCGTCTCCGCGCATTGCCTGATTCGCCGCGACGGTGAGATTGTGCAGTATGTTCCGTTTGATAAACGAGCCTGGCATGCGGGAGTCTCGGTTTATCAGGGACGCGAACGCTGTAATGATTTTTCCATCGGCATTGAGCTGGAGGGAACGGATACCATCCTCTACACTGACGAGCAATATCAGCAGCTTGCTGCGCTTACCCGTCTATTAATCGTCTCTTATCCCGCCATGGTGGATAACATGACAGGCCACT encodes the following:
- the zapD gene encoding cell division protein ZapD translates to MPTQILYEHPLNEKMRTWLRIEFLIQQFETALPITDSASALHFFRSIGELLDVFERGEIRTDILKELERQQRKLLNWAEVPGVDMQLIDSMRSQLKERGSMLMSAPRIGQYLREDRLIALVRQRLSIPGGCCSFDLPTLHLWLHLPQAKRDEQIELWRNSLQPIKSSLDLLLDIIRNSAPLRKQTSLSGFYQDNGDDADLLRLRMELVDQVYPQISGHKSRFAIRFLPLDSEHGIIPERLDFDLACC
- the yacG gene encoding DNA gyrase inhibitor YacG, encoding MSEQTVVNCPGCGRAVIWNETSPYRPFCSKRCQLIDLGEWAAEEKRIPSSSDLSDSDGWSEEQQP
- a CDS encoding GMP reductase, whose translation is MRIEEDLKLGFKDVLIRPKRSTLKSRSDVELERQFTFKHSGIAWSGVPIIAANMDTVGTFGMAQALASFDILTAVHKHYSVEQWSSFVKSVPENILRHVMVSTGTSEADFNKTKQILALHPGLTFICIDVANGYSEHFTQFVSKAREAWPDKTICAGNVVTGEMCEELILSGADIVKVGIGPGSVCTTRVKTGVGYPQLSAVIECADAAHGLGGQIVSDGGCTVPGDVAKAFGGGADFVMLGGMLAGHEESGGTVVEENGEKFMLFYGMSSESAMTRHVGGVAQYRAAEGKTVKLPLRGPVENTARDIMGGLRSACTYVGASRLKELTKRTTFIRVAEQENRVFNSL
- the ampD gene encoding 1,6-anhydro-N-acetylmuramyl-L-alanine amidase AmpD encodes the protein MQLLDGWLVDVKHVPSPHFDCRPEDESPSLLVVHNISLPPGEFGGPWIDALFTGTLDPDAHPYFADISHLRVSAHCLIRRDGEIVQYVPFDKRAWHAGVSVYQGRERCNDFSIGIELEGTDTILYTDEQYQQLAALTRLLIVSYPAMVDNMTGHCDIAPVRKTDPGPSFDWPRFRQSVEIKANKEMR
- the nadC gene encoding carboxylating nicotinate-nucleotide diphosphorylase, with the protein product MPPRRYNPDRRRDELLDRISLDIPQAVSFALREDLGGDVDPNKDITAQLLPEGHLSHAVVITREDGIFCGKRWVEEVFIQLGGDVTVKWHVKDGQKVTANQPLFELDGPSRVLLTGERTALNFVQTLSGVASEVSTYVDLLEGTNTQLLDTRKTLPGLRTALKYAVLCGGGSNHRLGLSDAFLIKENHIISSGSIRQAVEKAFWLHPDVPVEVEVESLDELEQALKAGADIIMLDNFDVEQMRRAVALTAGKARLEVSGNVTKETIREFAQTGVDFISVGALTKHVRALDLSMRFR
- the hofC gene encoding protein transport protein HofC encodes the protein MAKVVIWHWKAVDQHGQLQKGATLAEDRAGLVMQLLEQQLQVVSLHKSDHARRGCWHIQQKIQLFRQLATLLQAGISLADGLALMANQHPYSEWRVLLQRIGQQVSQGMSFSDSLRQWPGIFPPLFIALVHIGELTGRLDECTRRLAEQQEQLYQLHKKVMKALRYPLFIMAVAIAVTAGMMGFVLPEFATIYRSFNAPLPAITLGVMAMSEWVISQGAWWLAGLILLVTSWGILRQQKPHWQEQEQKLLLRLPLVAPLWRGQMLSQIYTTLTLSQQAGIPLLQGLAAVEQTIPAIFWKNVMNQLGRHVAQGMPFWQLVSSAGCFSPLCAQMIRIGEESGALDLMLEKLAIWHHGQTQELADNLAAALEPVMMIVIGLIIGTLVIAMYLPIFQLGDAMNGG
- the ppdD gene encoding prepilin peptidase-dependent pilin; protein product: MQKQQGFTLIELMVVIGIIAILSAIGIPAYQNYLRKAALTDMLQTFLPYRTAVELCAIDRGSVTPCNAGSNSIPAVRSTRYVSSLTVNQGVIALNGQETLNGLSVTLTPVWSNAEGVKSWTRACSVADDGSLKQACEEVFRFDNEPAPAGE
- the mutT gene encoding 8-oxo-dGTP diphosphatase MutT, whose amino-acid sequence is MKQLKIAAGIIRNPQGEVFITRRPADVHMANKLEFPGGKIEADETPEQALVRELEEEIGITATSFSHYETIIWEKEELNITLWFFMVDKWQGEPWGREGQHGQWIAVNKLVASEFPPANEPVVKKLQQP
- the gspE gene encoding type II secretion system protein GspE; translation: MQTSPQILALCSQFNAVLLAEEETRLRIAAAPNPPAQMFEALRFVSDKHIELEVWPMERLEKAMHLAARVQPEASPEGGLSVVTLLNETLQKAISLRASDIHFEPTEQHYRIRLRIDGVLQLQPALPIHLSAAFTARLKVLGNLDIAERRLPQDGQMDMDIGGSKASFRISTLPVRYGEKVVLRLLQQTEQPLDICALGMSSRDTKLFQSALAWPQGMILVTGPTGSGKTITLYSALNALNQTGTNVCSVEDPVEIPLPGLNQTQVNIKAGLNFQNVLRALLRQDPDVIMIGEIRDGDTAEIAIKAAQTGHLVLSTLHTNSTIETVIRLEQMGIARWLLASALNLVIAQRLVRKLCPYCKRSGTHKNILPPGSWPNPLPELQAVGCERCYGGFYGRTALFEILQIDNALRIAIASGAPLSELENIARQQGMVSLFESGCLAVSQEQTTLEEVYRVLGVSHG
- the coaE gene encoding dephospho-CoA kinase (Dephospho-CoA kinase (CoaE) performs the final step in coenzyme A biosynthesis.), which gives rise to MVYTVALTGGIGSGKTTVANSFSHLGIAVIDADVIARQVVEPGQPALSEISAHFGHDILLPDGSLNRRLLREKIFADAQEKQWINALLHPLIHQRTQTELRNARSPYALWVVPLLVENHLQHKADRVLVVDVSPEIQIARTTGRDKVSRQHAEQIIAAQATREQRLAVADDVINNDGSPHEVAVHVDRLHRHYLKLASQAAQLDKNNAHSDPL